The Thomasclavelia ramosa DSM 1402 genome includes a region encoding these proteins:
- a CDS encoding YetF domain-containing protein, whose protein sequence is MNIFDVFLISVCIYIYLSILLRIFGKKEFSQLNVFDFVVFLIIAEIMTDTIGNSDFTFYHGVVATVTLIVVDRLVSMITMKSKKLRDIFEGRPTYIIFKGKLDQEIMKKQRYTVDDLSHHLRVNDIDSISKVEFALLETNGSLSIIPKDQCVVELPDALICDGIIDEDNLKLLNRDINWLKKELKKQGVDKIEDVFYCVPEKGHLLVIKK, encoded by the coding sequence ATGAATATCTTCGATGTATTTTTAATTAGTGTTTGCATTTATATTTATTTAAGTATCTTGTTAAGAATTTTTGGTAAAAAAGAATTTAGTCAATTAAATGTATTTGATTTTGTAGTATTTTTAATTATTGCCGAGATCATGACAGATACGATAGGAAACAGCGATTTTACTTTTTATCATGGTGTGGTTGCAACTGTTACATTGATTGTTGTAGATCGACTTGTTTCAATGATAACAATGAAATCAAAAAAACTTCGCGATATTTTTGAAGGACGACCTACATACATTATTTTTAAAGGAAAATTGGATCAAGAAATAATGAAAAAGCAACGATATACTGTTGATGATTTATCACATCATTTACGAGTTAATGATATTGATAGTATTTCTAAAGTTGAATTTGCTTTATTAGAAACAAATGGTTCACTTTCAATTATTCCTAAAGATCAGTGTGTAGTAGAATTACCGGATGCTTTAATCTGTGATGGGATAATTGATGAAGATAATTTAAAATTGCTCAACCGGGATATAAATTGGTTAAAAAAAGAGTTGAAAAAACAAGGTGTAGATAAAATAGAAGATGTTTTTTATTGTGTGCCAGAAAAGGGCCACTTATTAGTAATAAAAAAATAG